One Syngnathus acus chromosome 13, fSynAcu1.2, whole genome shotgun sequence genomic window carries:
- the kcne4 gene encoding potassium voltage-gated channel subfamily E member 4: protein MEHLENSTQPSTHSPLHAQAGQSSGTAYMYILIVISFYGIFLCGIMLGYFHSKRKEKRRTNIFTRLVHEEEKREWGTLPKKHSLCFPGEAVTGVRSLNLALPFSGNHGNPFGHLRHEGALPSPLACALCTEQSSVSSLCSSADTRVAIEEEESDSGSGESPDETPKVTVENRREDSG from the coding sequence ATGGAGCACCTGGAGAACTCCACCCAGCCTTCCACACACAGTCCTCTTCACGCACAGGCGGGGCAAAGCAGCGGGACTGCCTACATGTACATTTTAATCGTCATCTCTTTCTACGGAATCTTCCTCTGTGGAATCATGCTGGGCTACTTCCACTCCAAAAGgaaggagaagaggaggacCAACATCTTCACACGCCTCGTGCACGAGGAGGAGAAGCGGGAGTGGGGCACGCTCCCCAAAAAACACAGCCTCTGCTTCCCGGGGGAGGCTGTCACGGGAGTGCGCTCGCTGAACCTGGCTTTGCCGTTCTCTGGTAACCACGGCAACCCCTTCGGACATCTTCGCCATGAGGGCGCGCTGCCCTCTCCGCTCGCGTGCGCGCTCTGCACGGAGCAAAGCAGTGTCAGCTCTCTATGCTCCTCTGCGGACACGCGCGTGGCcatcgaggaggaggagtcggACAGCGGCAGCGGGGAGAGTCCGGATGAGACCCCCAAGGTGACAGTGGAGAACAGACGGGAGGATTCTGgctga